The following are encoded together in the Deltaproteobacteria bacterium genome:
- a CDS encoding DNA gyrase/topoisomerase IV subunit A has protein sequence MSRKKEVPPPPAPPAIRGSVPVKETFQDYFLQYASYVITDRAIPDFDDGLKPVQRRILHSLWENEDGRFNKVANIVGHCMKYHPHGDASITSALVGMGQKDLLIDTQGNWGDPVTGDDSAAARYIEARLTKFAKEVVFAPHLTRYKLSYDGRNKEPITLPVRFPLVLATGAEGIAVGLTTKILPHNFLELLDAQKKALRKEPFEIVPDFPTGGIADVQNYNDGRPGGRVKVRARMETDGKSVIIREIPYGTNTQGVIDSIIDASEKGKIKLARIDDNSAAKIEIVVTFQRGVDMDKAFDALYAFTNCEMSHSPVCVVIREGRPEIVGVSDYVKWNAEQTRELLKQDLEYQREQLEMRWHHKSLVQIFVENRIYLRIEKAKSWEAVLTQIDQGLEPFKPKLRRPVTNDDLVMLTEVRIRRISAWDAEKAREELIAIENELKVVNRHLRNVTKYAIDWFDHLIETYGEGRERRTELTTFDAVKAVTVAARTQKLFVERSSGFVGTDLKNAEEIGPCSTIDDVLVILTDGGLVVTRVDAKKYVGERILHAQVFEQEHRETIFNIVYEDPKTGKVFAKRFTVGGVTRDKRYEIAGKATGKILYFSIGDEQFAYVKLRKKPRIKTDLYVRFDEILVKGRGAGGVTLSKHRASSASAISRNVYCDRIGVAPDQLPAADLSRPSADESDADDDEPETKPATKVRKANKPDDDDDGQQELF, from the coding sequence ATGAGTCGAAAAAAAGAAGTTCCGCCGCCGCCCGCGCCTCCTGCAATCCGCGGCTCGGTCCCGGTCAAGGAGACGTTTCAGGACTACTTTCTCCAGTATGCCTCATACGTCATCACCGACCGCGCGATTCCCGATTTCGACGACGGTCTGAAGCCCGTCCAGCGGCGCATCCTGCACTCGCTGTGGGAGAACGAGGACGGCCGCTTCAACAAAGTGGCCAACATCGTCGGCCACTGCATGAAGTACCACCCGCACGGCGACGCCTCGATCACGAGCGCGCTGGTCGGGATGGGCCAAAAAGACCTGCTGATCGACACACAGGGCAACTGGGGCGATCCGGTCACGGGCGACGACTCGGCGGCGGCGCGGTACATCGAGGCGCGGCTGACGAAGTTCGCGAAGGAGGTCGTCTTCGCGCCGCACCTGACGCGCTACAAACTCAGCTACGACGGACGCAACAAGGAACCGATCACGTTGCCCGTGCGTTTCCCGCTCGTGCTCGCGACCGGCGCGGAGGGCATCGCCGTCGGGTTGACGACGAAGATCCTGCCCCACAATTTTCTCGAACTTCTGGATGCGCAAAAAAAGGCTCTGCGCAAGGAGCCGTTCGAGATCGTCCCCGATTTCCCGACGGGCGGCATCGCCGACGTACAGAACTACAACGACGGCCGCCCGGGCGGGCGCGTCAAGGTCCGCGCGCGCATGGAGACCGACGGAAAGTCGGTCATCATCCGCGAGATCCCCTACGGCACGAACACGCAGGGCGTGATCGACTCGATTATCGACGCGTCGGAAAAGGGCAAGATCAAGCTCGCGCGCATCGACGACAACTCGGCGGCGAAGATCGAGATCGTGGTGACGTTTCAGCGCGGCGTGGACATGGACAAGGCGTTCGACGCGCTTTACGCGTTCACGAACTGCGAGATGTCGCACAGCCCCGTGTGCGTGGTCATCCGCGAGGGCCGGCCCGAGATCGTCGGCGTTTCGGATTACGTGAAATGGAACGCCGAGCAAACGCGCGAACTGCTGAAGCAGGATCTGGAGTACCAGCGCGAGCAGCTCGAAATGCGCTGGCACCACAAGAGCCTCGTGCAGATCTTCGTCGAGAACCGCATCTACCTGCGCATCGAAAAGGCCAAGTCTTGGGAAGCGGTACTCACGCAGATCGACCAGGGACTCGAGCCCTTCAAACCGAAGCTGCGTCGGCCCGTGACGAACGACGACCTCGTGATGCTCACCGAGGTGAGGATCCGCCGCATCAGCGCGTGGGACGCCGAAAAGGCGCGCGAGGAACTGATCGCCATCGAAAACGAACTCAAGGTCGTCAACCGGCACCTGCGCAACGTCACGAAATACGCCATCGACTGGTTCGATCACCTGATCGAAACCTACGGCGAGGGGCGCGAGCGCAGGACGGAACTGACGACATTTGACGCGGTGAAGGCCGTCACGGTCGCGGCGCGCACGCAGAAGCTTTTCGTCGAACGCAGTTCGGGCTTCGTCGGCACCGATCTGAAGAACGCCGAGGAGATCGGGCCTTGCTCGACGATCGACGACGTGCTCGTCATCCTCACGGACGGCGGCCTCGTCGTCACGCGCGTGGACGCAAAGAAATACGTCGGCGAACGCATCCTGCACGCGCAGGTCTTCGAGCAGGAGCACCGCGAAACGATCTTCAACATCGTTTATGAGGACCCGAAGACCGGTAAAGTTTTCGCCAAGCGTTTCACGGTCGGCGGCGTCACGCGCGACAAGCGGTACGAGATCGCGGGGAAGGCGACGGGGAAAATCCTGTATTTCTCGATCGGCGACGAACAGTTCGCATACGTCAAGCTGCGCAAGAAGCCGCGCATCAAGACCGATCTGTACGTGCGTTTCGACGAGATTCTGGTGAAGGGCCGCGGCGCGGGCGGCGTCACCTTGTCGAAACACCGCGCCAGCAGCGCGAGCGCGATCTCGCGCAACGTCTATTGCGATCGCATCGGCGTCGCGCCCGACCAGCTTCCGGCCGCGGATCTCTCTCGTCCCTCGGCGGACGAATCCGACGCAGACGACGACGAGCCCGAGACCAAGCCGGCGACCAAAGTGAGAAAAGCGAACAAACCCGACGACGACGACGACGGCCAGCAGGAGCTTTTCTGA
- a CDS encoding Rdx family protein, which translates to MAAAIRAHDPSISIDFIRGEKGIFDVKLEERLIWSKYREGRFPEHTEIIDLLR; encoded by the coding sequence CTGGCCGCCGCGATTCGCGCGCACGATCCCTCGATTTCCATTGATTTCATTCGCGGGGAAAAAGGCATCTTCGACGTCAAACTCGAGGAGCGCCTGATCTGGTCGAAGTATCGGGAGGGACGATTCCCGGAACACACGGAGATCATCGATCTTCTGCGTTAA